From the genome of Aspergillus fumigatus Af293 chromosome 1, whole genome shotgun sequence, one region includes:
- a CDS encoding mitochondrial 37S ribosomal protein uS2m — protein sequence MIVRQLCVRQNRQFALNRHTRILSRFSSTGAPVETAEQTPAKEVTQQPASSASAVSEAKSVALSAKEAWRKREMQKHKFHALGSDVSVAYQPEDLIRNPPRPSDVTLELLLASQTHLGHSTSRWNPQNSRYIFGIREGVHIISLDVTAAYLRRAAKVVEEVAARGGLILFVGTRKGQKRAVVRAAELAKGYHIFERWIPGSLTNGQQILGHCETKVVNAFDEELPEFKDLRTDQPAIKPDLVVCFNPVENVVLLHECGLNNVPTISIIDTDADPTQVTYPIPANDDSLRSVAVIAGVLGRAGEAGQKRRLEEAKSGRITYRLPTLKELGIKLPENMAETAENKQ from the exons ATGATCGTTCGACAACTATGCGTGCGGCAGA ACCGCCAATTTGCTCTCAACCGGCACACTCGCATCTTGAGCCGATTCTCCTCGACAGGCGCTCCTGTCGAAACCGCAGAACAAACCCCCGCAAAAGAAGTGACACAGCAGCCAGCTTCATCTGCCAGCGCTGTGAGTGAGGCAAAATCAGTAGCATTGTCAGCTAAGGAGGCGTGGCGCAAGCGCGAAATGCAAA AACACAAATTTCACGCCCTCGGTAGTGATGTATCAGTCGCATACCAACCAGAAGATCTGATCCGAAATCCCCCTCGACCCTCCGATGTCACCCTAGAATTGCTCCTCGCATCCCAAACGCACCTCGGCCATTCTACTTCTCGCTGGAACCCGCAGAACTCGCGCTATATCTTTGGTATTCGAGAAGGCGTTCACATTATCTCGCTCGATGTAACTGCAGCGTACTTGCGGCGTGCAGCCAAGGTTGTGGAAGAGGTTGCTGCCCGAGGTGGATTGATTCTTTTCGTCGGCACACGAAAGGGCCAGAAACGGGCAGTTGTTCGGGCCGCGGAACTGGCTAAAGGCTACCACATTTTTGAGCGTTGGATTCCTGGCAGCTTGACCAATGGACAACAAATCTTAGGCCATTGCGAGACCAAGGTGGTAAATGCGTTTGACGAAGAATTGCCGGAATTCAAGGATCTTCGCACGGATCAGCCGGCCATCAAGCCGGACCTTGTGGTGTGCTTTAATCCCGTTGAGAATGTTGTTTTGTTGCACGAGTGCGGCTTGAACAATGTTCCAACCATTAGCATCATCGATACGGATGCCGACCCAACTCAAGTGACTTACCCCATTCCTGCGAATGACGACAGTTTGCGTTCCGTGGCTGTCATTGCTGGCGTTCTGGGAAGGGCTGGAGAGGCAGGCCAAAAACGGAGACTCGAGGAGGCTAAGAGCGGCAGGATCACATACAGACTCCCTACACTGAAGGAGCTCGGCATCAAGCTTCCAGAGAATATGGCTGAGACCGCTGAAAACAAGCAATGA
- a CDS encoding putative phosphoglycerate mutase family protein, which translates to MYRVCFLVLLLASLVISSTAADRPTLYIIRHGEKSSDPKDSGLNADGFRRAQCLRDVFGVNSTYDIGYIVAPRPNRYGLHRRSFETILPLAIDLGLAVDLSCKRNQVKCVANLVDKFQGPGNILISWRHGKMKEIVEELGSDHVPEYPEDRFDLIWTLPFPYDNITAVRSEGCPGLDTRSFLKVQG; encoded by the exons ATGTATCGTGTTTGTTTCCTCGTCTTGCTACTCGCATCCCTCGTGATCTCCTCAACAGCGGCAGACCGACCAACACTCTACATCATCCGACATGGCGAGAAATCCAGCGACCCTAAGGACTCGGGTTTGAATGCCGACGGCTTCAGACGAGCACAATGCCTCCGGGATGTGTTCGGTGTCAACTCAACATATGACATCGGCTATATCGTCGCCCCGAGGCCAAACAGAT ATGGTCTGCACAGACGCTCATTCGAGACCATCCTCCCGCTCGCCATCGATTTAGGTCTTGCAGTTGATCTCTCATGCAAACGGAATCAAGTCAAATGCGTAGCAAACCTCGTGGATAAGTTCCAGGGACCGGGAAATATCCTGATTTCATGGCGGCATGGGAAAATGAAAGAGATCGTGGAGGAACTAGGCTCTGATCACGTCCCGGAATATCCAGAGGACCG TTTCGATTTGATATGGACACTTCCGTTTCCTTATGACAATATTACGGCTGTCAGGAGCGAAGGATGCCCTGGTCTCGATACTCGTTCATTTCTCAAGGTCCAGGGCTGA
- a CDS encoding NuoI/complex I 23 kDa subunit family protein → MASSTSVARLVAYRRPTPYLWASSLRLSPLGSIATFSSSVSRAATPAGPPQPGFRLPAPRKWDQDPESSLDKASKYFLMAELFRGMYVVLEQFFRPPYTIYYPFEKGPISPRFRGEHALRRYPTGEERCIACKLCEAICPAQAITIEAEEREDGSRRTTRYDIDMTKCIYCGYCQESCPVDAIVETSNAEYATETREELLYNKEKLLANGDKWEPEIAAAARADAPYR, encoded by the exons ATGGCCTCCTCGACATCTGTTGCGAGGCTGGTCGCCTACCGTCGCCCTACTCCCTACCTGTGGGCCTCTTCTCTCCGTCTTTCGCCTCTGGGTTCAATCGCAAccttttcctcctcggtgTCGAGAGCTGCTACACCAGCTGgtcctcctcagcctggattCCGTTTACCTGCGCCGAGGAAATGGGACCAGGATCCCGAGTCCTCGCTAGACAAGGCCAGCAAGTACTTCCTCATGGCTGAATTATTCCGGGGCATGTACGTGGTTCTGGAGCAGTTTTTCAGACCACC TTATACTATCTACTACCCCTTCGAGAAGGGTCCCATCTCCCCCCGCTTCCGTGGCGAACATGCTCTGCGCCGCTATCCCACTGGTGAGGAGCGTTGCATCGCTTGCAAGCTCTGCGAGGCCATTTGCCCCGCTCAGGCTATTAccatcgaggccgaggaacGCGAGGACGGAAGTCGACGGACAACCAGATATGACATTGATATGACCAAGTGCATCTACTGTGGTTACTGCCAGGAGAGTTGCCCTGTTGATGCTATTGTCGAGA CTTCCAACGCGGAATACGCCACTGAGACCCGAGAAGAGTTGCTTTACAACAAGGAGAAGCTTCTGGCCAACGGTGACAAGTGGGAGCCAGAGATTGCTGCAGCCGCTAGAGCCGATGCCCCATACCGGTAG
- the hel10 gene encoding putative high expression lethality protein Hel10, whose translation MSGPYDQYSQQQGYGQGQGQYQQGGYPQGGYGQQPYSSQQYGQEYGQQHGQQHGQYGGSGDYYNQQRNYNQDQYGQHPQSQYGQHGQHDHQYGQQHQGQGSYGQPGYNDQNAPGGAQEGERGLGGAIAGGLAGGFAGHKADHGILGTIGGAIMGSVLEDAVKKHKHKDGSSGHSSYGGSQYGSHQGGHGSSSGGGLMDNLGGFFNKK comes from the exons ATGTCCGGTCCTTACGATCAATactcccagcagcaaggctACGGCCAGGGCCAGGGTCAATACCAGCAGGGAGGATACCCCCAAGGTGGCTACGGACAACAGCCTTACTCTAGCCAGCAATACGGCCAGGAGTATGGCCAACAGCATGGTCAGCAACACGGTCAATACGGAGGCTCTGGTGACTACTACAACCAGCAGCGCAATTACAACCAGGATCAGTACGGCCAGCACCCGCAGAGCCAATACGGCCAACATGGCCAACACGACCACCAGTATGGTCAACAACACCAAGGCCAGGGGTCATACGGGCAGCCTGG CTACAATGACCAGAACGCTCCCGGTGGAGCCCAAGAGGGCGAACGAGGACTCGGCGGTGCTATCGCAGGCGGTCTCGCGGGTGGATTTGCAGGCCACAAAGCTGACCACGGTATTCTCGGTACCATCGGAGGCGCCATCATGGGATCCGTCCTGGAAGACGCCgtcaagaagcacaagcacaAGGATGGTTCCTCCGGACACAGCAGCTACGGTGGCTCTCAGTACGGAAGTCACCAAGGCGGGCATGGTTCGTCAAGCGGTGGTGGTCTGATGGATAACTTGGgcggcttcttcaacaagAAATAA
- a CDS encoding putative 60S ribosome biogenesis protein Rrp14 — translation MDDIEERLRSHAQAFDGLLSLIPAKYYYGEDGSDQWKRKKQTKEQAREAKRAKLDPDSAKTAKDVMDENARKRKRGEEEEEEEEEQNGSESSEEEELGSELPKEGLKRGDAKSKKQKQAATEQPDATAAKLEEAEARKKLREEKKAQKKAAQKEKKKAKEALKKDKKSEKSESKPASDKGEEQKPSKVENSDDEIEQEGAVPEEGLSLEFNPEPAEQSSSPSSTPNSPGFDASNDHSGSSSISSIAPPPASTDANDASRKSSSEPKPLKPTPEELKQRLQKRLDELRAARHADGFNGKPARNRQELIEARRQKAEQRKAHKKLLRQKAKEEEQRAKDEAMAKRFSPGGSGSLLASPRSPADSIGSNVNFSFGRVVFADGQVADPSLTNVREQPKRHGPQDPATALKAAEAKKARLAEMDEEKRADIEQKDMWLNAKKRAHGEKVRDDTSLLKKALKRKESAKKKSEREWKERLEAVKKGKDARQQKREENLRKRREEKGNKGKKPAAGKKKARPGFEGSFKAKVGGKK, via the exons ATGGATGATATCGAG GAACGGTTGCGAAGCCATGCTCAGGCTTTCGACGGCCTTCTTTCTTTGATTCCTGCGAAGTACTATTATGGTGAAGATGGCAGC GACCAATGGAAGCGAAAGAAGCAGACCAAGGAGCAAGCCCGCGAAGCCAAACGTGCGAAATTGGATCCCGATTCTGCCAAAACGGCCAAGGATGTGATGGACGAAAATGCTCGGAAGCGTAAGcgtggcgaggaggaggaggaggaggaggaggagcagaatgGGTCTGAGTCatccgaggaagaagagctggGCTCTGAACTTCCCAAGGAAGGCCTGAAGAGAGGCGATGCCAAATCgaaaaagcagaagcaggccgCTACAGAGCAACCGGATGCTACGGCAGCCAAATTGGAGGAAGCCGAAGCACGCAAGAAGTtaagagaggagaagaaagcacagaagaaagccgctcagaaggaaaagaagaaggccaaggaagctttaaagaaagacaaaaaaagtGAAAAGTCCGAGTCGAAGCCTGCGAGCGATAAAGGAGAAGAGCAGAAGCCCTCCAAGGTAGAAAACAgcgatgatgagattgagcaagaaggagctgTCCCTGAGGAAGGCCTCTCACTCGAATTCAACCCCGAGCCCGCAGAACAGTCATCCTCACCATCCTCAACACCCAACTCTCCCGGGTTTGATGCCTCAAATGATCACTCCGGCAGCTCTTCCATATCTTCAATcgcccctcctcctgcttccaCCGACGCCAACGATGCCTCCCGAAAATCATCATCTGAACCCAAGCCCCTCAAGCCGACCCCTGAAGAGTTGAAACAGCGCTTACAGAAGCGCTTGGACGAACTGCGTGCCGCCCGGCATGCCGACGGATTCAACGGCAAGCCCGCCCGAAACCGCCAGGAGCTGATCGAGGCTCGCCGGCAAAAAGCCGAGCAGCGCAAGGCACACAAGAAACTGTTGCGAcaaaaggccaaggaagaagagcagcgcGCCAAAGACGAGGCTATGGCCAAGCGCTTCTCCCCCGGTGGCTCCGGCTCACTTCTTGCGTCGCCGCGATCCCCCGCTGATTCGATCGGCTCGAACGTCAACTTCTCATTTGGCCGGGTGGTGTTCGCCGATGGCCAGGTGGCCGATCCCAGTCTGACGAACGTACGGGAACAGCCGAAGCGTCATGGGCCGCAGGATCCCGCTACGGCTCTCAAGGCGGCAGAGGCAAAGAAGGCCCGCCTGGCcgagatggacgaggagaagcgtGCGGATATTGAACAGAAGGACATGTGGCTGAACGCCAAGAAGCGTGCGCACGGGGAAAAGGTCCGGGATGACACCTCCCTTCTCAAGAAGGCGTTGAAGCGCAAGGAGTCCGCAAAGAAGAAATCCGAGCGGGAATGGAAGGAGCGTCTTGAAGCCgtcaagaagggcaaggatGCCCGTCAGCAGAAGCGAGAGGAGAACCTCCGCAAGCGACGCGAGGAGAAGGGCAACAAAGGCAAGAAACCTGCCgcgggcaagaagaaggccagacCTGGGTTTGAGGGAAGCTTCAAAGCCAAGGTGGGTGGAAAGAAATAA